A genomic window from Candidatus Omnitrophota bacterium includes:
- a CDS encoding GNAT family N-acetyltransferase, which produces MEELIIRKYQKEDRDSVRKISWETAFMGQSAEIFCHEEEIFASFLTEYFTDYEPESCFIAQVKGKVVGYIIGAKDAKVLEKTFTEKILPKLLKKVFFGKVLLKPKNLHFLFQLLISSLRGEVFAPSFYKQYPATLHINLLKEWRGNGAGSRLILAYLDYLKQLKVPGVCLATMSDKGGLFFEKQGFKLLHKGQRSYFYHILHKKIPVYIYGKLL; this is translated from the coding sequence ATGGAAGAGCTGATTATCAGGAAATATCAGAAGGAGGACAGGGATTCGGTTAGGAAAATCTCATGGGAAACCGCTTTTATGGGCCAGTCAGCTGAAATTTTTTGTCATGAAGAAGAGATTTTTGCATCTTTCCTTACGGAATATTTTACTGATTATGAGCCGGAATCATGTTTTATCGCTCAAGTCAAAGGCAAAGTTGTTGGCTATATCATCGGTGCAAAGGATGCAAAGGTTTTAGAAAAGACTTTTACGGAAAAAATCCTCCCAAAGTTATTAAAAAAGGTTTTTTTCGGGAAGGTTCTGTTAAAACCAAAGAATCTACATTTTCTTTTTCAGCTTTTAATTAGTTCTTTGCGCGGAGAAGTATTTGCTCCTTCGTTTTATAAGCAATACCCTGCTACTTTACATATAAATTTATTGAAAGAATGGCGAGGAAATGGCGCAGGCTCAAGATTGATTTTAGCTTACCTGGATTATTTGAAGCAACTTAAAGTCCCGGGAGTTTGCCTTGCTACAATGTCTGATAAAGGGGGCTTATTTTTTGAGAAACAGGGTTTTAAACTTCTGCATAAAGGCCAAAGGTCGTATTTCTACCATATTCTACACAAAAAAATTCCAGTCTATATTTACGGGAAGTTATTGTAA
- a CDS encoding EamA family transporter, protein MPKGKLTLKIILFLIFSDLLETFTQFCFKKSALSGISPDIKDLSAIFLFIKTAAFSPFLWMALVSVFITLIVWSTILSKIDLSVAVPVASSSYILIPLVSIIFLHEKISLFRWSGIIFILIGVIFVSLSTKKKETI, encoded by the coding sequence ATGCCTAAGGGCAAGTTAACTTTAAAAATAATCCTATTTCTGATTTTTTCGGATTTGCTGGAAACCTTTACTCAGTTTTGTTTTAAAAAAAGCGCTTTGTCCGGAATAAGCCCTGACATAAAAGACTTATCCGCGATTTTTTTGTTTATAAAGACTGCCGCCTTTTCTCCATTTTTGTGGATGGCATTGGTTTCGGTATTCATAACGCTTATTGTCTGGTCAACTATCCTTTCTAAAATAGACTTAAGCGTTGCAGTACCTGTAGCAAGTTCTAGCTACATTCTCATTCCTTTGGTTTCAATAATCTTTCTACATGAAAAGATAAGTTTGTTTAGGTGGTCAGGGATTATCTTTATTCTTATTGGAGTAATTTTTGTTTCATTGAGCACAAAAAAGAAGGAAACTATTTAA
- the amrS gene encoding AmmeMemoRadiSam system radical SAM enzyme produces the protein MKKEALLYETLEKNIVHCFLCAHQCRIAEDKFGFCGVRQNLAGKLFTFAYGEVITAHVDPIEKKPLYHFLPGTKSFSVATIGCNFRCSFCQNWQISQQSFRDGNLGGEKIFPQGIVELALKNKCRSISYTYTEPTIFFEYAFETAKLAHEKGLYNIFVTNGFMTRECIELAQPYLDAANIDLKFFKQDSYKRVCSGSLQPVLDSIKLMHKLGIWVEVTTLVIPGENDSEEELSGIAKFISGVSKDMPWHISAFHPDYKFSEYNPTPQATLKKAYDLGKNAGLNFVYVGNVLGWDDNTYCPSCKKVVVEREGFSVLGKNIKQDKCGSCGIIIPGLFGDMDVKTN, from the coding sequence ATGAAAAAAGAAGCGCTTCTCTATGAAACGCTGGAAAAAAATATCGTTCATTGTTTTTTATGTGCGCATCAATGCCGGATTGCAGAAGATAAATTTGGTTTCTGCGGGGTAAGGCAAAACCTCGCAGGCAAGCTTTTTACCTTTGCTTACGGAGAAGTAATTACGGCTCATGTTGACCCGATTGAGAAAAAACCCCTGTATCATTTTTTGCCCGGGACCAAAAGTTTTTCCGTTGCAACCATAGGATGCAATTTCCGCTGTAGTTTCTGCCAGAACTGGCAGATTTCTCAGCAGTCTTTCCGCGATGGAAATTTAGGAGGAGAGAAAATATTTCCTCAGGGGATTGTAGAACTTGCTTTAAAGAATAAATGTAGGAGTATTTCTTATACATATACCGAGCCGACAATATTCTTTGAGTACGCTTTTGAAACCGCAAAACTTGCCCACGAAAAAGGCCTTTATAATATCTTTGTTACAAATGGGTTTATGACAAGAGAATGTATTGAGTTAGCCCAGCCTTATCTGGATGCTGCTAATATTGATCTAAAGTTTTTTAAGCAAGATTCTTATAAGAGGGTTTGTTCGGGTTCGCTGCAGCCTGTGCTTGATTCCATCAAGCTAATGCATAAATTGGGCATTTGGGTTGAAGTTACAACTTTAGTTATCCCGGGTGAGAATGATTCTGAAGAAGAGTTATCGGGAATTGCAAAATTCATATCCGGAGTAAGCAAAGATATGCCTTGGCATATTTCCGCTTTTCATCCGGATTATAAATTCTCAGAATATAATCCTACCCCGCAAGCAACTCTTAAAAAAGCTTATGATTTGGGTAAGAATGCGGGCTTAAATTTTGTCTATGTCGGAAATGTTTTAGGTTGGGATGATAATACGTATTGCCCAAGCTGTAAAAAGGTTGTAGTTGAGAGGGAAGGATTTAGCGTTCTGGGTAAAAATATAAAACAGGATAAATGTGGAAGTTGTGGAATAATAATTCCCGGGCTATTTGGAGATATGGATGTTAAAACAAATTAA
- a CDS encoding arginase family protein: MLDKSIQILNFDNSIIKQKNLISKFDHQIIDLTDLGPSVRLWMDKKTHKAVNNRLADLRGNGVRFIGSGDFHNVSSILARRISKPFSLIVFDFHPDWDIFPPRFGCGSWITESLKYKNIVKVVLIGVSSDDISTGGIQSGNLKSLRNNRLEIYPYQHNATSVFFRKIPENKSISVKRYFLSGKINWNQLREVNISEFMTSLLRDLPTGDVYISIDKDCLMKEYAVTNWEEGFLSLEQLLCMLRLIKEKKDIVGVDITGDYSEINIKGKVKSFFSRLDHPKDCPQKHFSPIDATSINESTNLKILEVLFS; encoded by the coding sequence ATGCTGGATAAGTCTATCCAAATACTTAATTTCGATAATTCTATAATTAAACAAAAAAACTTAATCTCTAAATTTGACCATCAGATTATTGATTTAACCGACCTTGGGCCATCAGTAAGATTATGGATGGATAAGAAAACGCACAAAGCAGTTAATAATCGCTTGGCTGATTTAAGAGGAAATGGCGTAAGATTTATAGGCTCCGGGGATTTTCATAACGTAAGTAGTATTTTGGCAAGGCGCATAAGCAAACCCTTTTCGTTAATCGTCTTTGATTTCCATCCTGATTGGGATATCTTCCCTCCGCGTTTTGGCTGTGGTTCTTGGATTACAGAAAGCCTGAAGTATAAGAATATTGTAAAGGTGGTCCTTATCGGGGTTTCCTCTGATGATATATCAACAGGGGGCATCCAAAGCGGGAATTTAAAATCGCTTAGAAATAATCGCCTAGAAATCTATCCGTATCAACATAACGCAACCTCTGTTTTCTTCAGGAAGATCCCTGAGAATAAATCTATCAGTGTTAAACGGTATTTTTTGTCAGGGAAAATAAATTGGAATCAGTTGCGGGAAGTTAACATCTCAGAGTTTATGACTTCTTTACTCCGTGATTTGCCTACAGGCGATGTCTACATTTCAATAGATAAAGATTGTTTAATGAAGGAGTACGCGGTTACTAATTGGGAAGAGGGATTCCTTTCTTTGGAACAGTTGTTATGTATGCTTAGATTGATAAAAGAAAAAAAAGATATTGTTGGTGTGGATATAACCGGGGATTATTCAGAAATAAATATTAAAGGCAAGGTTAAGAGTTTTTTTTCCAGGCTGGACCATCCTAAAGATTGCCCGCAGAAGCATTTTTCTCCCATTGATGCAACATCAATAAACGAGTCAACCAACCTTAAGATTCTGGAAGTTTTATTTTCTTAA
- a CDS encoding CsgG/HfaB family protein has translation MRKIILFTTLVLTISFFSGCASLDSMMQPTAQVDNNAGAAPLPPYSGPKARVAIADFDVKAAKAGREIGTGLREMLVTALINSSRFSVVERQALNAIMQEQELSASGAAQAGAGGPQRGKIKTADLIITAAVTEFEPNASGGGAGIGGGGGVGSGVLGGLLGASLNKSHMALDIRIIDASTSEVLASTRVQGQASDVAGGFMGGFMGGWALGGGLGAYANTPMEKAIRVCIIEAVRYISQTIPANYYKY, from the coding sequence ATGAGAAAAATAATTTTATTTACAACACTGGTTTTAACAATTTCATTTTTTTCCGGTTGCGCTTCACTTGATTCTATGATGCAGCCGACAGCCCAAGTTGACAATAATGCGGGGGCAGCTCCTCTTCCGCCTTATTCCGGGCCGAAAGCAAGAGTAGCAATTGCTGATTTTGATGTTAAGGCAGCAAAAGCAGGCAGAGAAATAGGCACGGGCCTACGCGAAATGTTAGTAACCGCGTTAATTAATAGCAGCCGTTTTTCGGTTGTTGAACGACAGGCGCTGAATGCTATTATGCAGGAGCAGGAATTATCTGCTTCCGGGGCAGCTCAGGCAGGTGCGGGTGGCCCTCAAAGAGGGAAAATCAAAACTGCTGATTTGATTATTACTGCTGCAGTGACTGAATTTGAGCCAAATGCATCCGGTGGCGGTGCTGGCATTGGCGGCGGCGGCGGAGTTGGAAGCGGAGTTTTAGGCGGATTATTAGGAGCTTCTTTAAATAAATCTCACATGGCTTTGGATATCCGGATTATTGATGCGTCTACTTCGGAAGTCCTAGCATCTACACGTGTTCAAGGCCAGGCTTCGGATGTGGCAGGTGGTTTCATGGGTGGTTTCATGGGTGGTTGGGCTTTAGGTGGCGGGTTAGGCGCATATGCTAATACTCCAATGGAAAAAGCAATCCGTGTTTGTATTATTGAGGCAGTAAGGTATATATCGCAGACAATCCCGGCAAACTATTATAAATATTAA
- a CDS encoding acyloxyacyl hydrolase, which produces MKKTQILLIALTITTCAFLNLAAAEETNPKAENIAPEVVSETVPPEAVATLATAPEVATPKAVAPEEGKCKILDGVEFLTGFGWGKLRTTRNYNLIPFVVDFNFDLKPITRKIHINPPGLLQFQLEPYASFIFSPKSNVELGSGLLAFKWGVLPETSKIQPYLKIGAGMSYMTLHTVEQGTQFNFIEYGGIGVHYFFAKNTALTIEGRYRHLSNASIGDPNSGINTAFGLVGVSYQF; this is translated from the coding sequence ATGAAGAAAACACAGATTCTTCTAATAGCTTTAACAATAACAACTTGTGCTTTCCTTAATCTTGCTGCAGCAGAAGAAACAAACCCCAAAGCTGAAAACATTGCTCCTGAGGTTGTTTCAGAAACAGTTCCTCCTGAGGCAGTCGCTACTTTAGCAACTGCCCCTGAAGTAGCTACCCCCAAAGCAGTTGCTCCTGAAGAAGGGAAATGTAAAATTTTGGATGGAGTAGAATTCTTAACCGGCTTCGGCTGGGGGAAACTTCGCACTACACGTAATTATAATCTAATCCCTTTTGTAGTTGATTTTAATTTTGATTTAAAACCCATCACGAGAAAAATTCACATCAATCCTCCCGGGCTTTTGCAATTCCAGCTTGAGCCTTATGCTTCATTTATATTTTCTCCTAAATCAAATGTTGAGCTTGGTTCAGGTTTATTGGCATTCAAATGGGGAGTATTGCCTGAAACTTCAAAAATCCAACCTTACCTTAAAATCGGGGCAGGGATGTCTTATATGACATTACACACCGTAGAACAAGGAACACAATTTAATTTTATTGAATACGGCGGGATAGGAGTTCATTATTTCTTTGCTAAAAATACGGCGTTAACTATAGAAGGCCGTTACCGTCATCTTTCCAATGCCAGCATCGGAGACCCAAATTCGGGTATTAATACTGCTTTTGGGTTAGTCGGGGTTTCTTACCAGTTCTAA
- a CDS encoding MtnX-like HAD-IB family phosphatase, whose amino-acid sequence MKKTDIKLQRRYSVFVDFDNTIAKCDTFDGLLPKFSRDDKWISIEESWKQGKIGSLECLSGQLAGMDLTKKDLDNYLLGIELDPYFKKLAEFLSYKKNKVTILTDNFDYILKSVLKNNKINNVKVYSNKLVFSKGRPSPSFPFKDKKCHICAHCKKKNLLANTLKDSIIVYIGDGQSDICPAKYADIVFAKDGLLKHFKEKKLEYRPFRNLKEVYSYFKGVL is encoded by the coding sequence ATGAAAAAAACCGATATTAAACTTCAAAGAAGATATAGCGTTTTTGTGGATTTTGATAACACTATTGCTAAATGCGATACTTTCGATGGTTTGTTACCAAAATTCTCAAGGGACGATAAGTGGATATCTATAGAAGAATCATGGAAGCAAGGTAAGATTGGTTCTCTTGAGTGTTTATCCGGCCAGCTGGCAGGGATGGATTTAACAAAGAAGGATTTGGATAACTATTTGTTAGGCATTGAATTAGACCCCTACTTTAAAAAGTTAGCCGAGTTTTTGTCTTATAAGAAGAATAAAGTTACGATTTTAACCGACAACTTCGATTATATCCTTAAAAGCGTATTGAAGAATAATAAAATTAACAATGTAAAGGTTTATTCAAACAAGCTTGTATTTTCTAAAGGCAGGCCTAGCCCAAGCTTCCCGTTTAAAGATAAAAAGTGCCATATTTGTGCTCATTGCAAGAAAAAAAACCTCTTGGCAAATACCCTTAAAGATTCTATAATAGTGTATATTGGCGATGGCCAGTCAGATATCTGTCCGGCTAAATACGCTGATATTGTATTTGCCAAAGACGGCCTACTTAAACATTTTAAAGAAAAAAAACTAGAATATAGGCCGTTTAGAAACCTAAAAGAAGTATATAGTTATTTTAAAGGAGTTTTGTAA
- a CDS encoding EamA family transporter, with product MKNGLFIVLLLITLTSICDTFSQLCLKSSINSLNFSVGSSIVKIFKLVFKIIRIPRVWIGFSFSTLSVCIWLLVLSKADLNFAFSADSMHYIFIALASSIFLKEKVGFKRWVGTIFIVLGIVIISVS from the coding sequence ATGAAAAACGGCCTTTTTATCGTTCTATTATTAATTACGTTAACTAGTATTTGTGATACGTTCAGCCAATTGTGTTTGAAGTCTTCAATAAACTCCCTTAATTTTTCTGTGGGAAGCAGTATTGTAAAAATCTTTAAGTTGGTTTTCAAAATAATCAGGATTCCTCGTGTTTGGATAGGGTTCTCGTTTAGCACCTTGTCGGTATGTATATGGTTATTGGTCCTTTCAAAGGCAGACCTCAATTTCGCTTTTTCCGCAGACAGCATGCACTATATTTTTATCGCACTCGCCTCAAGCATATTCCTAAAAGAAAAAGTTGGATTTAAGCGTTGGGTAGGAACAATTTTTATTGTGTTGGGAATTGTGATTATAAGTGTAAGTTAG
- a CDS encoding tRNA 4-thiouridine(8) synthase ThiI has product MKAIALISGGLDSILSAKLIKEQGVEIIPVIFKIPFCHLQKAPSNGVKDISSLIFECLGVKLKSFDISEDFLKLLKDPRYGFGSNMNPCIDCKILMLKTAKELMKELGAEFLITGEVLAQRPMSQHRQALELIPRKAGVHDLVLRPLSAKNFPPTIPELKGWVNREKLLKFSGRGRRPQLELADTLGISGFSWPGGGCLLTDPHFSLRLKELINHSELTVVNAALLKFGRHFRISEKTKLVVGRDEKENLELEKLVESNDYLFYPNESLAGPTSLARGLLNEELIKLSCQITCYHCDLAGNAQAEILYRKGAKGEIKSLVVERISKDKLEALRI; this is encoded by the coding sequence ATGAAAGCAATTGCATTAATTTCAGGCGGGCTTGATAGTATCTTGTCTGCAAAGTTGATTAAAGAACAGGGTGTTGAGATTATCCCGGTAATCTTTAAGATTCCTTTTTGCCATCTTCAGAAGGCTCCTTCTAACGGAGTTAAAGATATTTCTTCTCTGATTTTTGAATGTTTAGGGGTTAAATTAAAATCCTTTGATATCAGTGAGGATTTCTTAAAATTACTTAAAGATCCAAGATATGGCTTTGGTTCAAATATGAATCCTTGTATTGATTGCAAAATACTTATGCTCAAGACAGCAAAAGAGTTGATGAAAGAGTTAGGAGCGGAATTCTTAATTACAGGGGAAGTCCTGGCGCAGCGGCCAATGTCGCAACACAGGCAGGCATTGGAGCTCATACCAAGGAAAGCAGGGGTTCATGATTTGGTGTTAAGGCCGCTTTCTGCGAAAAACTTTCCTCCGACAATCCCTGAATTAAAAGGTTGGGTCAACCGTGAAAAATTACTTAAATTCTCAGGGCGGGGAAGAAGGCCGCAATTGGAATTAGCAGATACTTTGGGTATCAGTGGGTTTAGCTGGCCGGGAGGAGGCTGCCTTTTAACCGACCCTCATTTCTCCTTAAGGCTTAAAGAATTAATTAATCATAGTGAATTAACCGTAGTTAATGCGGCTCTATTAAAATTTGGCCGGCACTTTAGGATTTCAGAAAAAACAAAGTTGGTAGTTGGAAGAGATGAAAAAGAAAACCTGGAGTTAGAAAAATTAGTTGAATCAAACGATTATCTGTTTTATCCTAATGAGAGCCTGGCAGGGCCAACTTCTTTAGCAAGGGGTTTGCTTAATGAAGAGTTGATTAAATTAAGCTGTCAGATAACCTGCTATCATTGTGATTTGGCAGGAAATGCTCAAGCGGAAATTTTATACCGTAAGGGTGCCAAAGGAGAAATCAAGAGTTTAGTTGTTGAACGGATTAGCAAAGATAAATTAGAGGCTTTAAGAATTTAG
- a CDS encoding DegT/DnrJ/EryC1/StrS family aminotransferase, producing MSIFREIPPTAGFPLHIKDLLSPFFDKHRRLLEEDFKDYFNFSFSSTTYSGTAAFYFILEALKRISSKKSVVIPAFICPLIPLAIARAGLKVIVCDIQKDNFNFDLIRLQKLCTENTDIAAIVAVHLAGIPLNIDAIKELIKDKEISIIEDCAQAQGATYHRQKVGTLGEFSFFSLCRGKGLTIYEGGILASKIQGYRELLKDTVFIFGKNNYFSEGLKIIELFGYWIFYRPLLFWFIFSFPQKFWEMLGNKEKAMIEYFDTNFPIHNVSKFRRAVGHSCFKEIEKKTLQQRAIALRYIEKLGARGDIKIITEPYDTQASYPFLAIIFSNPEKCIAAKKEFNDSGLGASQIYLSAITEYDYLKNIIEETPCPNAKLIAKNHITLSTSLFLTDRDINVITDKLISVLER from the coding sequence ATGAGTATATTTAGAGAAATTCCCCCTACCGCCGGATTCCCGCTGCACATTAAAGACCTTCTGTCTCCTTTTTTTGATAAGCATAGGAGATTACTAGAAGAGGATTTCAAAGATTACTTTAACTTTTCCTTTTCCAGCACAACCTATTCCGGGACAGCTGCTTTTTATTTTATCTTGGAAGCCTTAAAAAGAATTTCTTCAAAAAAATCCGTGGTTATCCCTGCCTTCATCTGCCCCCTTATCCCCCTTGCCATTGCCCGCGCAGGGCTTAAAGTAATTGTTTGCGATATCCAAAAGGATAATTTTAATTTTGATCTTATCAGATTGCAAAAACTTTGCACGGAGAATACCGATATTGCAGCGATTGTAGCAGTGCATTTAGCAGGAATTCCCCTTAACATTGATGCAATTAAAGAATTAATAAAAGATAAAGAGATATCCATTATTGAAGACTGCGCGCAGGCCCAAGGAGCAACTTACCATAGACAAAAAGTCGGTACGCTTGGCGAATTCTCATTCTTTAGCCTTTGCCGCGGTAAAGGATTAACTATCTACGAAGGAGGAATCCTTGCCTCTAAAATCCAGGGATACCGGGAATTATTAAAAGACACTGTCTTTATTTTCGGGAAGAACAACTACTTTTCAGAAGGCCTTAAGATTATAGAGTTATTTGGATACTGGATTTTCTACCGCCCCCTTCTCTTCTGGTTTATCTTCTCTTTCCCTCAGAAATTTTGGGAAATGCTTGGCAATAAAGAAAAGGCAATGATTGAATATTTTGATACCAACTTCCCGATCCATAATGTTTCAAAATTTAGAAGGGCTGTCGGGCATTCCTGTTTTAAAGAAATAGAGAAAAAAACTCTCCAACAAAGAGCAATAGCATTAAGGTATATTGAGAAATTAGGGGCAAGAGGTGATATAAAAATTATTACTGAGCCATACGACACACAGGCAAGTTATCCTTTTCTGGCTATAATCTTCAGCAACCCTGAAAAATGTATTGCAGCAAAGAAAGAATTTAACGATTCCGGGCTTGGAGCTTCCCAGATTTATCTATCTGCAATAACAGAATATGACTATTTAAAAAATATAATTGAAGAAACACCCTGTCCTAATGCCAAGCTTATCGCAAAAAACCACATCACTCTTTCCACAAGCTTATTTCTAACCGATAGAGATATCAATGTTATTACTGATAAGCTGATCTCTGTTTTAGAAAGGTAA
- a CDS encoding TMEM165/GDT1 family protein: protein MLSFITSFFMIAIAEIGDKTQLIALSFSTKYKPLKVLAGVFIGALAVLLLSVLIGGHLSAFIPMNILKIIVGFTFIGFGILTLKGEHCDKEGINKVNKFGPILTVAIAFFLAELGDKTQLATISLAAQYQSFFGVWLGSALGIVAADAVAIAVGVIAGKKLPQKTIKFISAGIFILFGILIFVEVFTK, encoded by the coding sequence ATGTTAAGTTTCATCACGTCGTTTTTTATGATTGCAATTGCTGAAATTGGGGATAAAACTCAATTAATTGCCCTATCTTTCTCCACAAAATACAAGCCTTTGAAGGTTTTAGCTGGAGTATTTATCGGAGCGCTTGCAGTGCTTCTTTTGTCTGTGTTGATTGGCGGCCACTTAAGCGCTTTCATTCCTATGAATATTTTAAAGATTATTGTCGGGTTTACTTTTATAGGTTTTGGTATTCTAACTTTAAAAGGCGAACATTGCGATAAGGAAGGCATTAATAAAGTAAATAAATTTGGGCCCATATTAACAGTAGCTATTGCTTTTTTCTTGGCAGAGCTAGGAGACAAAACTCAGCTTGCAACAATTTCTCTGGCTGCGCAATACCAGTCTTTTTTTGGAGTCTGGCTTGGTTCAGCATTGGGTATTGTAGCAGCTGATGCAGTTGCAATTGCAGTTGGAGTTATAGCAGGAAAGAAGCTTCCGCAAAAAACTATTAAGTTTATTTCAGCGGGAATTTTTATCCTCTTTGGAATCTTGATTTTTGTTGAGGTGTTTACAAAATAA
- a CDS encoding aspartate aminotransferase family protein codes for MNEKQATKQARPEELVSSDELLELESKYCSWGDTVHYVKTPTIFKEAEGSFLYDRDGVEYLDLQMWYSAANFGYKNKRLNAALKKQIDTLPQLACQYLHEEKIRLASKLSQRIERTFEEKGRVHFNVGGSSALEDSLKLVRNHTGRSLVFAFMGGYHGRTLAASAITSSFRYRERFGHFGDRALFVPYPYCYRCPYDKKKDFCDFYCLKQFERLFETEYYSVVNKRNNKCEFAAFYVEAVQGTGGYIVPPQEYYAGLKEVLDKYNILLVVDEIQMGFFRTGKFWAIEHFNVTPDIIVFGKALTNGLNPISGVWAKEKLISPQVFPPGSTHSTFSANPLGTAAGLEVMKLIEESNFAQEVPKKGQYFLSRLKKLQKKYPQIGDVNGLGLALRIEMCEKDGYTPNKELTDDIVDIGLAGKLSVGGKKRGLVLDVGGYYKNVFTLAPSFYITEKEIDLGCDLFEEALCKALKKS; via the coding sequence ATGAATGAGAAACAAGCGACTAAACAAGCAAGGCCCGAAGAATTGGTTTCTTCGGACGAGCTTTTAGAACTAGAATCTAAATATTGTTCATGGGGAGATACGGTCCATTATGTAAAAACCCCAACCATTTTTAAAGAAGCGGAAGGGAGTTTTCTTTATGACCGCGATGGGGTTGAATATTTAGATCTTCAGATGTGGTATTCTGCGGCAAATTTTGGCTATAAGAATAAAAGGCTGAATGCTGCCTTAAAAAAACAGATTGATACCCTTCCTCAATTAGCTTGCCAATATTTACATGAAGAAAAGATTCGTTTAGCTTCAAAACTTTCCCAAAGGATTGAGAGGACATTTGAAGAAAAGGGGAGAGTGCACTTTAATGTGGGTGGTTCAAGCGCACTTGAAGATTCGCTTAAGCTGGTAAGGAATCATACAGGTAGAAGTTTGGTATTTGCATTTATGGGTGGCTATCACGGAAGGACTCTGGCCGCCTCTGCGATTACCTCAAGCTTCCGTTACAGGGAGCGCTTCGGGCATTTTGGAGATAGGGCACTTTTTGTTCCTTATCCGTATTGCTATCGCTGTCCTTATGACAAGAAGAAAGATTTCTGCGATTTCTATTGTTTAAAACAATTTGAACGGCTTTTTGAAACAGAATATTATTCAGTTGTGAATAAAAGAAATAATAAATGTGAGTTTGCTGCTTTTTATGTGGAAGCAGTACAGGGGACAGGTGGATATATTGTTCCTCCTCAGGAATATTACGCAGGGCTTAAAGAGGTATTAGATAAATATAATATTCTTTTGGTAGTTGATGAAATCCAGATGGGTTTCTTCAGGACAGGAAAATTCTGGGCGATTGAACATTTTAATGTTACGCCCGATATAATTGTTTTTGGAAAAGCCTTGACCAATGGGCTTAATCCAATTTCCGGAGTATGGGCAAAAGAAAAGCTAATTTCTCCTCAAGTCTTTCCTCCGGGATCAACCCACTCAACTTTTTCAGCTAATCCTTTGGGTACAGCAGCCGGTTTAGAGGTTATGAAGTTGATTGAGGAGTCTAATTTTGCCCAGGAAGTTCCTAAGAAAGGCCAGTATTTCCTTTCAAGGCTTAAGAAGCTGCAGAAAAAATATCCTCAAATCGGGGATGTCAATGGGTTAGGCCTGGCTTTACGAATTGAAATGTGCGAAAAAGACGGCTATACTCCAAACAAAGAGCTAACAGATGATATAGTTGATATCGGGCTTGCCGGAAAATTGTCTGTTGGGGGCAAGAAACGCGGATTAGTGCTTGATGTAGGTGGATACTATAAGAATGTTTTCACCTTAGCACCTTCTTTTTACATAACAGAGAAAGAGATTGATTTAGGTTGCGACCTCTTTGAAGAGGCACTTTGTAAGGCATTAAAGAAGTCTTAA